The Engystomops pustulosus chromosome 9, aEngPut4.maternal, whole genome shotgun sequence genome includes a window with the following:
- the LOC140076582 gene encoding uncharacterized protein, translated as MRWVESGALEVYILCVGKTMSNRYHRTLDQEGHQGYPQVLDQIEDSTMDCGVKTLIFLSFCVVVQSHLWLLKNDLKVLISVPSTHMGDTEIGPAVLTIKAGHPLMYTVTAQKNETKCINSAKSLCTSLMKEPRVDISVSSRASNGKTSSYSASISASQRLVIFVGSEVSVRPQPEIGERGKISVILDVMYDEAKTSRGSLSSRRRPETFTLDVEFFTTTKWF; from the exons tatattatgtgtagGAAAGACTATGAGTAACAGATATCATAGGACTCTGGACCAAGAAGGACATCAAG GCTACCCTCAAGTTCTGGACCAGATCGAAGACTCAACAATGGACTGTGGAGTGAAGACCCTGATTTTCCTCAGCTTCTGTGTAGTTG TTCAATCCCATCTTTGGCTACTTAAAAACGATCTAAAAGTTTTGATTTCTGTTCCGTCCACCCACATGGGAGACACTGAGATTGGGCCGGCGGTGTTGACTATAAAAGCCGGTCATCCTCTAATGTACACAGTCACAGCCCAGAAGAACGAAACCAAATGCATCAACTCCGCCAAATCCCTCTGCACGTCCTTGATGAAAGAGCCAAGAGTTGATATTTCGGTGTCCTCCAGGGCGAGTAATGGAAAAACTTCTTCTTACTCGGCTTCCATTAGTGCGTCACAGCGTCTCGTGATATTTGTTGGCTCTGAAGTCAGTGTCAGGCCTCAGCCGGAGATTGGAGAACGTGGAAAAATCTCAGTCATTCTGGATGTGATGTACGATGAGGCCAAGACTTCTAGAGGCTCCCTCAGCTCCAGAAGAAGACCTGAAACATTTACCCTTGATGTTGAATTTTTCACAACTACCAAGTGGTTCTAG